ACCGTTTGGCAATGCTCTGTAGCTGACTGTTCCGTACGGttaaccctatggaaaggaggacagggcacctgtagctttaacagttgcatagaaaaggcaatttcagcaggtgtcatttgtatatatggagaacctggtcaaatttcctcttcatcacaacagttaaagctgcaggagccctgcctagcatgaccagataccaaagagggcagagctgctgcagttttaactgttgggatgaagagggaattttaccagctgctgcatgcctacaagggacacctgctgaaatccctttttctatgcaactgttaaagatacaggagccctgtcttcctttccatagggtcaccctatcattcAGCATTCAATAGCAGCATTATTATTAAATAGTCGTAAAGCAGCCCACATTCGCTGCACTGTTCATTATTCACTTTAAGAACatcagcagagccctgctggatcagaccgagggtccatctagtccagtactctgttcacacagtggtcaaccagccatcaggccagggaccaataagcaggacatggtgcaacagcaccctcccgcccatgttccccagcaactggtgcacacaggcttactgcctcgaatactggaagttagggtgaccacatggaaaggaggacagtgctcctgtatctttaacacttgcatagaaaagagaatttcagcaggtgtcatttgtatatatggagaacctggagaaatttcctcttcatcacaacagttaaagctgcaggagccatgccctcttttaattctggtcactccagtatagctcctgcagctttaactgctgtgatgaagaggaaatttctccaggttctccatatatacaaatgactcctgctggaattcccttttctatgcaactgttaaagatacaggagcacagtcctccttttcatatggtcaccctactggaagtagcacacaaccaccagggctagcaTTTTAACTATTTAGAAATCTTTCTAGACTGCCTGCCATATATCCAGGTGGagcacagtataaaaatattaatCTACATTATCAATAAAACCAATCAGCTATAAGAGTCTTCCTGAATCtaatgccctcctgatgttttggactacaagtcccagcatgcctaaccattgaccatgctgcctgCAGCTGaagggagttgaggtccaaaaaggttggagactccTGTCTTAGACAGGCTTTTTAAAACACGTACACTGCTGTAAAATTCTATAGTACGTGtgatataaaaaaaatcttttcattaCAATGAATATAATTGCCTGCCAGAGACAAGTGGCAGACAGCAGTGTCtcatgtgtgtttactcagaagtaagtctcattgtgtttCCCGAggctttcttccaggtaagtgtggatagCACTGCAGTTAATTCCATATTCGTATGGCTTTCATCCttggaaaacacatacacacacgttttTACTGCTACCACCTTTGGCTTTCTTGCAAAATTGGCCCTTATTTTCATCATTCGATGGCTGACCTTTCCCCCTCAGCAAGTAGCGAGTGTTGATGAATATTCCATGTCCCCAAACAGAGAAAGTCTTCTAAGGTGcttgaaaaaaaaaccctcaatatATATCAATACAACATTCCCAACTGTTTTAATATTTGCTTGCACTCTGTATTATTTCTCGTTGTGGTGAATATTACCACTAATACAGTTTTGCTTCATTCCGAATTTATTTTGCAACCATCGACGAGGTGGACTTAACATCCGTCCACAAAGAAGCGTTTCCCCTGTCAAATTCATGCTTTTCCGGAAAATTCTGCTTTTGAGTTTCTGAAGTCTCCGGAAGGATTGTTCCCCACAATTTCTACAGAAACAGGCCGTCGTTACGTTTCTCAGTCGTGAGAGTCACATGCAGAAGGCGTCCTCACCTGCAGCTGGTTGCAcatacatgtttatttattattacatttatatcccatcgtgttttccccctcttgcaaagaaccctaGGTGGCTTGCACAATCCTCCActttgttttatcctcacaacaaccctgtgaggtaggtgaggatgagagtcagcgactggcccaacgtcacccagtcaGATTCCATGACCGAGCAGAGACTAGAACTTGGACGTAAGAACTACAGCCGGAACTTGGTTAAGTAAAAAGCAGCCTCCCCTTGTCAGAAGCAAAACAAGTGTCTCAAATATAACACAACTCTTGGCCCAAAACATTGCAATCCCTTCAACTCATGCCCTGGGATGTGTCATGTTATGTGACCTGTGGTGCTGTTAGCACTCAATCCTGATTCTTGTGGTGAATGTGAAGTCCACGGCACTCCCCCATTTAAAGAAACTATTCTTTGGGTTGTTTTTGCCATGTGGCCACAGGAAATCTAAATCTGTTCAAAGCgagatttagttatttatttattacatttatataccgccccacagccaaagctctctgggcggttcacaatagctaaaaacagaaaacatttaCTGTTCAGAGCAAgattggaggaggaagaggaggaaagaagtAATTAACTctgcgagatcgccttctcctatacaatctgccctgcacgctcaggtcctctgggaagccaaaattaggctgacaggtattacccagatgaccttctcttctgctgctcccagactgtggaacagcctgccggaggagattcatcaacttaacagtcttttagcatttaagaaagcgatAAAGACTgagctcttccggcaggcctacccagtggaattttaggatgcttttaggatgttttaacagtgtatactgtttttaatcagtattttatgtattttatacttgctgttgttctctgcctcaatcaaaatggagaggcgggtaaggaataaaataataataatttccctgccaTGTATGTTCACTAAAAATTAGCCACTCCGAATTGCTTCTCTCCCCCAAGGGGGGAACAAAAAGACAAGTTGACCACTGGGGCAGCTTGTAGAAGAGTCTTATCCCAAGTTTGTAGGGAAgcagttaagtagggtgaccatatgaaaaagaggacagggctcctgtatctttaacagttgtacagaaaagggaatttcagcaggtgtcatttgtatgcctgcagcacctggtgaaattccctcttcagcgcaccagtgaaagctgcaggagccctgccctctgttctacttttctatctggtcaagagggaagggctcctgcagctttcactggtgcgatgaagagggagtttcaccagttgctgcaggcgtacaaatgacacgtgcggaaattccccttttctatgcaactattaaagatgtaggagcctggtcctccttttcacagggtcaccttAGGTTAAGCACTCTCACATTGCTACACTGATCAAATTCAGAGCCACGGCTGCattaaactaaaaacaaaacgaaGCGAACCACAAGAAATGCCAAGGAACACCACCTTCACAATCTCGCCCCCTGCCCTAAGTTCGCAAATCTCCCCCAAACCAACACGAAGATGCCTTTAGAAAAGGAATTGGTCAGAGGGGAGTTATGACCCAAAAGAATCAGTAGCACTGCTGGTCCTCGTCCACCTCTTCGGTCCCCTTTTTATAGTATTGGTCTCTggccccacctcttcctttcctgaTTGGCTCTCCTGACAACTTCCCCCTGGATTTTAATGCCCATCTAGTTTCTCCACCCTCCCCTATACTCAACTGCTCTGCCTACCATTCCTTCCACATGAAGGTGATGCTGTCATGCCATAGCCTTCAGATTTCATTGCAATACGACGTGTGGGCGGGAACTAGAGAAGAGAGAATCCCTAAAATGCCCTAAAACAGCCTtgcggctggacagccatctgtcagggatacttgaaggtggattcctgcattgagtagggggttggacttgatggccttagaggccccttccaactctactattctgtgattctattcttCTATGAACTCGCCTGGTCACCACAGGCGTacaggaattccatgcaggtgacTGAGCAGGATAACAGAGGAAGAGCAGATCACTGCGTCCTTTCTCCCCATGGCAGGAGACACATTTTCTTCAAGCCTGCCAAGACACGAGCAGCCTGCATTTCCAAGCTGAGCAGAGAACGGagctctccttcctccctggtcAGGATGGAAACGCCAGGGACTACCCTCTTTGCAGGCTAGAAAAAGAGTTTGCAAGCTAGTAATTCTCGTGGGTTTATTGACAAGGCTAAGCTAAAATGAAAGTTTATCTAGACCGCTGCATTCTGGACATATTCTCCGTCAGGGGGCCCCAGTGAAACAGAACCATTTGTATTTTTGGCATGCTCTGTTGCAGGGGTAGGCAAGTAAACAGGAAGTCGGGACCTACCCGTTGATCAAGGGATGATTATCAGTAAGTCAGCTAGGCTTTATGACTTCCAGTTACCTCCCACCATGGCAAAACAACTCCTTAAATAAGCAGCCAGAATCTCTGATCTGTAGTAACTCGGATACAGATTGGCATTAGAAGATGATTCCATTGTAGGGCATATCAGGTGCAGTAAGGAACTGGCCCCGCCCCTCCGCCCCCACCATTTTcacctggccccgcccccttcagACCTGCCATTTTATACCTGGACCCACTTCAAGTCTCCACTTTGCATATGCCCCGGTGCTAATTGATGGATGTTAGCATTCCAGTGAAAACGCAGGCGTCAGACCCTTTTCAGACGGCCGGCCGAATCCCATTCCGGAGCTCTTGAGGGCAGCATtccagtggctgggcttccagctTTTAccgccagtaatgaagccttaggacAGGTGTTTCACCCTTTTACGACGGGAACAAACTCCATGAAAGCTGGCAACCCACTGAAAGATCAGAGTTCAGGAAAGGCACTGGGGCCTTCTGGGTCTCTCTGGACAGCCGGGTTTGACAACGAAAGCCAAGTCGATCCCACAGGGCTGAAGTCCACACAGGCCAAAGAGATTCACCAATGGAATCACTCTGTTCCGCTCTCTATCCCAAATGTGTCGAGACCGAATAATTTATATTTCACTGTACTTTCTCACCCGTAGGGccttccccttcctttctccttcGCTTGTAGTTTGGGGAATTTGCGTTCGCCCCTTTTCATCGCTTGCCTCAAGGTCAGGGCTGTccttaacaaaataataataattctttgccccaataaaattatgcaaaattGTTACGTTTGGCGTACCAGTATTCTATTTCGGTCATTGGGAAAGGATCTACATCCCCTGGGTGGTGTAAATCCTGCTCAGCCTCACACACCTGTCCTGTTCACTCTGCCTCTACCCCTGGTTGGCTTCCGATATTTCACCCAAAACTGAGTATGTATGTTCAAACCTATCAGGGCAGCGACGTTCAAACCTATCAGcgatgaggactagaaacttgctttaaaacaaacaaacaaacaaagaacaacGAATAGGAGGCTCCCAAAATGCTGAATTCTGCATCAAATTCCAATTTCGGCATATAGTGTAAAAATCATTAGTCCACGCAAAAACATTAGTGAGTATATGTGGGCAAGCAGGCTATGTTAGTCCTTTATAGagtgaagagaaaaagagagagacacaatccgttttttaaaaactccccctGCCGCTCGCCTGCGGCGAGTTAAGAATTGTCTCCAAGTGACCATGCGTTCACAAACAAGCTTGACTATAAGTAACCCCACTCGGTGTGGAGAAGGACGCACATGTGCCCCATTCTCATGTCCTTCTGGGTCACAAGCCTTTGAGCAGTTTCGGCCGTTTCATCCTTCACAGGAAGCCCGATCTCGGCCCCGGCAAAGCTGTTCCCATTATCTGAGTGTTGCGGGTACagtttctgcctcatgtgccttctcTCGTGCGTGCTGCAGTGGGACCTCTGGCTGAAGCTTTTGCCGCAGTCGAGGCATGTGAACGGCTTCTCCCCCGTATGGGTCCTCCGGTGTCGGACGAGATCCGAGCGGTGGCGGAAGGTCTTCCCGCAGTCCGAGCAATTGTACGGCCTCTCTTTCGCGTGCATCCGCTGGTGCCGGCCCAGGAGCGAGGGTTCACTGAACTTCCGGCCGCAATCCGGACACCGGTATGGCTTGTCGCTCGCCGTGTGGGTCCTCTTGTGTACGACCAGGTTGGAGCTGTCGCTGAAACCCCGGCCGCAATAGGAGCACTTGTacggcttctcgcctgtgtgagtcCTCCGGTGGCGGACCAGGTAGGAGTTCTGACAAAAGCTTTTCCCGCAGTCCAAGCACTGGTAGGGCTTCTTGTCGGCGTGAATTCTCCGGTGTGCAATGAGGTTGGAGCGGTCACTGAAGCTCCTCCCGCAATGGAGGCACTGGAATGGCCTCTCCCCAGTGTGGGTTCTCCGATGTTTAAGGAGGTCGGAGCTCCGGCCAAATGACTTCCCACACTCGGTACAGACTTTTTTCCTCCGGTCCTTGTGGATCCTCTCCTGGGCAATGGTTTCGCCAAATTCCCGCCCGAGTCCAGGACAAGAAACCGGTTTACACTCTCCCTCCCCTAAGTGGCCGTCGTACCGATTCTCCGATTTGCGTTCATTCTCAAAAGCGTCCAGCTGTTCCTGGCACAGAAAAGCCGTCTCTCCAAAGGCCCCGGACGGCTCCATTTTCTCCGAACATTTCAGTTGAGGTTTCTCCTCCTCGTTCTCACTCACCCACCCCTCTCCTGCTGGAAATatggaaaagggggagagagacagacacgCACTAGTCATTCCTCGTAACAAAGCTGAAAAATCTGGCCACAGCGATACATACCCTCGTAATTGGATTACCACAATACTctgtatatggggctgcccttgaaaggCGTGTTTGGAAAACACCACAGCTAGTTTGCTCTCTGGCTTACACATTTTAAACCAAATTGCACCGCTCTTATGTCAACTGCACCAGTTTCAGATTCatttccgggcccaattcaaggtcctggtgcttacctataaagccctaaatggcttaagaCCAGGATACTGGAAAGACTGCTTACTTCCATATGAACTTCCCTACAGGTAGAGATCACCTGTGGAGGTCCTGCTTTGAAATTCTACTATCCAAACCACTTTTGGTGTTAGGACATgccacagggccttttctgtggcagccccCATTTATAGAATTCCTCCTCAAAGGAGGTGAGACTAGCCACATCCCTGGTGGCGTTTAGGCCGGCAGTGAAAACATTTCGACTACTTGCCTAGTAATAGCTTTTAAAATCTTTAATTCCATCTCTTTTGTTTCGCAGGCTTTAAATTTTTTGTTACTTGGTGACGTGTTGTGTTATTTGATGATGATGCACAGGCACAACATTGGAGAATCCAGAGTTTATTAGTATGTATGGGGTTGACAACCTTTTTGGggtgtgggcaccaccacaaaatagttGCCATGGGAGGCACGGCAAAGGGAaaataacctgcccaaaagactgagttcaatgcagaggtgggggctgagccccCTGCAGACTAAACCAGTGAACCCCAACGTGGCGCCCACAGATGCTTCCAAGAGTACCCACGAAGTTCTCCACTCCCTGTCCCCTTTAAATCATTTTTTGGGgataaaaaccttggaaaatctTAGGGCAGTCCTCTTTCTCAAAGCCTCTAGCCTTGCCCTTTCTCTTTGCCTTCCTGTTCCCGCCTCCAtcccagcctctagctttgctAATCTTTCTCACTACctctttacctagggtgaccatagggaaaggaggacagggctcctgtatcttgaacagtcgcataaaaaagggaatttcagcaagtgtcatttgtatgcgcgcagcacttggtgaaattccctcttcatcgcaaccgtGAAAGCTGCAAgggccctaccctcttttgtaactggtccctctgggcagggctcctgcagctttcacggttgggatgtagagggaatttcaccaggtgctgcatgcctacaaatgacacctgctgaaattcccttttctacacaactgctgTTTCTGCCCCTGTGCTTTGACGCGGACAGCCCCTTTGGACTTTCTACCTGCTACTAGCGGCGGCTTACCTGAAGGCAGAAATCAGAATTAGCTTTGAGAAGCGCCTTGCCTCAAGGCCGGAATTAGATCACTTGGCAGAAGCACTGTACAAATGGCCCCAGTCCTGTTGCAAACAACAGGACGTAAACTTTTGACTCCTCACCGGAGTCTCCgtacgaagagccctgctggatcagaccacggttccatctagcccagcattctgttcacacagaggcccacCAGATgccccatgggaaatccacaagcaggacatgagtgcaatagcacactcccacccatgttccccagcaactggtgaatgcaggcatactgcctctgatactggatgtagcacatagctatcagggctagtagccgctgagagccttctcctctaggaatttctccaaccccctttgaaagccatccaaagcggtggccatcactacatcctgtggtaatgaattccatagtttaactctgcactatgtgaagaagtccttcctttgacctgtcctgaatctcccacccatcagcttcctgACATGACACctagtattgtgagagaaggaaaaatatgcctccctatctactttttccacaacatgcatcattttgtacacctctattatgtctcccctcatttacctcttttctaagctaaacaatcccagcagggTGCAAAGTTTTCTCACAGAActgttgctattatttatttatttatttattattgcatttatatccccgcctttttcctgcaaggagcccaaggcggcgtacataatcctcctcctctccactttatcctcacaaca
This window of the Elgaria multicarinata webbii isolate HBS135686 ecotype San Diego chromosome 3, rElgMul1.1.pri, whole genome shotgun sequence genome carries:
- the LOC134396181 gene encoding zinc finger and SCAN domain-containing protein 21-like is translated as MAAVGSAAVTSLGLHFQAVLEQGAQPGRKAGGQDDPTSPKPSKDARRAGQALEVGVAKELLPWAAPQQVKQEPAEGMPQAWDGPWQEFLKAVQSPHPGWGNPQLPAPTPWEENSKAFASPFEGAGDAWIWPRGDWAARPLTGEVQQPSHSPEAGDRGDGGKLKAEVSRLGAEAQRRRFRQFCYREAEGPREACLRLRALCRQWLEPERRTKEQILELVLLEQFLAVLPTEMQGWVREGGPGTSSQAVVLAEEFLRRQREPKDWEQQVSRPFPETPGNVPKAERVPSGSGQWQVYREAKQDSDADNSSLAGEGWVSENEEEKPQLKCSEKMEPSGAFGETAFLCQEQLDAFENERKSENRYDGHLGEGECKPVSCPGLGREFGETIAQERIHKDRRKKVCTECGKSFGRSSDLLKHRRTHTGERPFQCLHCGRSFSDRSNLIAHRRIHADKKPYQCLDCGKSFCQNSYLVRHRRTHTGEKPYKCSYCGRGFSDSSNLVVHKRTHTASDKPYRCPDCGRKFSEPSLLGRHQRMHAKERPYNCSDCGKTFRHRSDLVRHRRTHTGEKPFTCLDCGKSFSQRSHCSTHERRHMRQKLYPQHSDNGNSFAGAEIGLPVKDETAETAQRLVTQKDMRMGHMCVLLHTEWGYL